One Chitinophagaceae bacterium C216 genomic window carries:
- a CDS encoding Non-reducing end alpha-L-arabinofuranosidase BoGH43A — MKYTKQFTFWMLMMFAACLNVVAQKSKKKATTPGNVPVFTQFVYKGNDAVYNENPLKEDEFYTPILQGCYPDPSIVRRGDDYFLVVSSFSMFPGVPIFHSKDLVNWKQIGHVLDRPSQLKVETAGVSSGIYAPAITYNPHNETFYMITTQIAGGIGNMVVKTKDPFKGWGDVIKLNFNGIDPSLFFDDDGKAYVVHNDAPDPGKELYNGHRVIKIWEYDVEKDDVIPGTDKIIVDGGVDLSQKPIWIEAPHIYKKNGKYYLMCAEGGTADWHSEVIFISDHPKGPYKPAPNNPILTQRYLGKDRKNRVEWAGHADLVEGPDGKYYGVFLAIRPNNKGRVNTGRETFILPVDWSGTFPVFENGLIPLKPKLPTPAGVKNLNGKDGYFPNGNFTIEEHFKNINLDYRWIAMRGPRENFISIAPQGGLVINPFENNIKAQKPVSALFHRQQHNSFEVTTTLKYAPQSEKDLAGLVCYQSEAFNYVFGITKKGNENYIVLARTERKGPPRPGNAPQTTIIASAPIDVKNPVQLQIVADHDDYKFNYSVNGGAFQNLGGTVSGDILSTNVAGGFTGNLIGLYATSGNDILP; from the coding sequence ATGAAATACACAAAACAATTTACCTTCTGGATGTTGATGATGTTTGCCGCGTGCCTGAATGTGGTTGCGCAGAAGTCTAAAAAGAAAGCAACAACACCCGGCAATGTTCCTGTGTTTACACAGTTTGTCTATAAGGGCAACGATGCTGTTTATAATGAAAATCCTTTGAAAGAGGATGAGTTTTATACCCCTATCTTACAAGGATGCTATCCCGACCCAAGCATCGTGAGAAGAGGCGATGACTATTTCCTAGTTGTTTCATCTTTCTCTATGTTTCCAGGGGTGCCTATTTTCCATTCAAAAGATCTGGTTAACTGGAAACAAATTGGTCATGTGTTGGATAGACCTTCTCAACTGAAGGTTGAAACCGCAGGGGTGTCTTCCGGTATTTATGCACCAGCGATCACCTATAATCCGCATAACGAAACTTTTTATATGATTACTACTCAGATCGCCGGAGGTATCGGCAATATGGTAGTAAAAACAAAAGATCCCTTTAAGGGATGGGGCGACGTTATTAAACTGAACTTTAATGGTATCGACCCTTCTCTGTTTTTTGATGATGATGGAAAAGCTTACGTAGTACATAATGATGCACCTGATCCCGGGAAAGAGTTGTATAACGGTCACCGTGTGATTAAAATTTGGGAGTATGATGTAGAAAAAGATGATGTGATTCCAGGTACAGATAAAATTATTGTGGACGGTGGAGTGGATCTTAGTCAGAAACCTATTTGGATCGAAGCACCGCACATTTATAAGAAAAATGGAAAATATTATCTGATGTGTGCTGAAGGTGGTACTGCTGATTGGCACAGTGAAGTGATATTTATCAGCGATCATCCTAAAGGACCCTATAAACCGGCGCCTAATAATCCTATTCTCACACAACGCTATCTGGGTAAAGATCGTAAGAATCGCGTAGAATGGGCCGGTCATGCTGATTTGGTAGAAGGTCCTGATGGAAAATATTATGGTGTATTCTTGGCGATCCGTCCTAACAATAAAGGACGTGTAAATACAGGTAGAGAAACTTTTATTTTACCAGTAGATTGGAGTGGAACATTTCCAGTGTTTGAAAACGGTTTAATTCCATTGAAACCTAAATTGCCCACTCCTGCCGGCGTAAAGAATCTGAACGGTAAAGACGGTTATTTCCCCAACGGCAACTTTACTATCGAGGAGCACTTCAAAAATATTAATCTTGACTATAGATGGATTGCCATGAGGGGTCCGCGTGAGAATTTTATCTCTATTGCCCCTCAGGGAGGATTGGTAATTAATCCTTTTGAAAATAATATCAAAGCACAAAAACCTGTTTCTGCATTATTCCACAGACAGCAACACAACAGCTTTGAAGTTACCACTACACTGAAGTACGCTCCACAGTCAGAAAAAGATCTGGCAGGTTTGGTATGTTACCAGAGTGAAGCTTTCAACTATGTATTTGGTATAACTAAGAAAGGAAATGAAAATTATATTGTTTTGGCAAGAACAGAAAGAAAAGGACCTCCACGTCCGGGCAACGCTCCGCAAACTACCATTATTGCAAGTGCACCTATTGATGTTAAAAACCCGGTGCAATTGCAGATTGTAGCAGATCATGATGATTATAAATTCAATTATTCAGTTAATGGTGGCGCATTCCAGAATTTGGGAGGAACCGTATCAGGAGATATTCTTTCCACTAATGTCGCCGGAGGCTTTACTGGAAACCTGATTGGCTTATACGCAACAAGCGGCAACGATATACTTCCATAG